A section of the Humulus lupulus chromosome 2, drHumLupu1.1, whole genome shotgun sequence genome encodes:
- the LOC133817997 gene encoding uncharacterized protein LOC133817997, with translation MGGPIFKFVFCTQFDFVNMASTNASFRTKMSLFSSSFWVSVSSLLLILFRFFTKFFYRYIKNDSSQMNSSCKADRIGSSLIEPEDLIEQLSPEVSEDEGLEGKDDSSKDSKHHFGFIFKFPTYEEFSKSHAGNGDFASSSSPPSKSENQFCSGDSKLSCYSKEEPEVKVFSNKYDFLSGKNVSFFVEEAQVSNFSVKELFADPNGDSSLKLGEAIHSGFLSQNDFGKQLLESEENEEELNAIKEDSNSGKVHSENDINNFPEAEYINEEGDKFLSESNYMGSDSDSESITSSLEFSFMSQFIDSTSDSFLSDMDFEIEGGNLESKKGELDFDDDDDDDDDEDILGELRKLVESEKFSGKDFCCSNESQTEESEAKQGNGEDDSEKPNEENASVNDSDDSNGLESLWEHQELVEQLKMELRKVRATGLPTILEESESPKITEDLKPWKIDEKFHHGDKLNELHKFYKSYRERMRKLDILNYQKMYALGFLQSKDPLHSLWSPKSSTFWRHKRKKPHSDQMVKFMRELQTDLEMVYVGQLCLSWEFLQWQYEKAFEIWEADPYVWRQYNEVAGEFQQFQVLLHRFIENEPFQGPRMENYVKNRCVMKNLLQVPVIREDSKERKRARRKGKDSDAITSDMILEILEESIRTIWRFIRADKYAQNLAPKHRRGVVEVELQDPADSDLLVTVQTELQKKEKKLKELLRSGHCILRKFQKHQDDGSDHLYFFSQVDMRLVCRVLNMSRITTDQLVWCHNKLSKINFVKRKIHVEPSFLLFPC, from the exons ATGGGTGGCCCAATATTCAAGTTTGTATTCTGTACACAGTTTGATTTTGTAAACATGGCTTCTACTAATGCCTCTTTTCGTACAAAGATGTCCCTCTTTTCTTCCTCTTTTTGGGTCTCTGTTTCctctcttctactcattctaTTCAGGTTCTTCACCAAATTTTTTTACAG ATACATTAAAAACGATTCATCACAGATGAACAGTTCTTGTAAAGCTGACCGAATTGGTTCGAGTCTCATTGAGCCAGAAGATTTGATTGAGCAGCTAAGCCCTGAGGTTTCGGAAGATGAAGGTTTGGAGGGCAAAGATGATTCGTCAAAAGACTCAAAACACCATTTTGGTTTCATATTTAAGTTTCCGACTTATGAAGAATTCAGTAAAAGCCATGCAGGGAATGGTGATTTTGCGAGCTCTTCTTCCCCACCAAGCAAGAGTGAGAACCAGTTTTGTTCTGGGGATAGTAAGCTTAGCTGTTATTCCAAGGAGGAACCAGAAGTCAAAGTTTTTAGCAATAAATATGATTTTCTTTCTGGGAAAAACGTTAGCTTTTTCGTTGAGGAAGCTCAAGTTTCAAACTTTTCTGTCAAGGAGTTATTTGCAGACCCTAATGGAGATTCTTCGTTGAAACTTGGGGAGGCTATCCATTCCGGGTTCTTGTCCCAAAACGATTTCGGGAAGCAACTACTGGAATCAGAGGAAAACGAAGAGGAGCTTAATGCCATTAAAGAAGATTCTAATTCTGGGAAAGTCCATTCAGAGAATGACATAAACAACTTTCCAGAAGCAGAATATATTAATGAGGAGGGAGATAAGTTTCTGTCAGAAAGTAACTATATGGGTTCAGATTCTGACTCGGAGTCCATTACGTCCAGCCTTGAATTCTCATTTATGAGTCAATTTATTGATTCAACCAGTGACAGTTTTCTCTCGGATATGGATTTTGAAATCGAAGGTGGGAACTTGGAGTCAAAGAAAGGCGAGTTAGATttcgatgatgatgatgatgatgatgacgacGAAGACATTCTCGGAGAGCTTCGGAAGTTAGTGGAGTCTGAAAAGTTTTCCGGGAAAGACTTTTGTTGCAGTAACGAGTCCCAAACGGAGGAATCGGAAGCCAAACAGGGGAATGGTGAAGACGATTCTGAAAAACCCAATGAAGAAAATGCTTCGGTTAACGACAGTGACGACTCGAATGGATTGGAATCGTTATGGGAACATCAAGAATTGGTTGAGCAGCTGAAAATGGAGCTTAGAAAAGTGAGAGCCACGGGACTGCCCACCATTCTTGAAGAATCTGAGTCACCAAAGATAACAGAGGATTTGAAGCCTTGGAAGATTGATGAGAAGTTTCACCATGGAGATAAATTGAACGAGCTTCACAAGTTCTATAAGAGCTACAGAGAACGTATGAGAAAACTCGACATTCTTAATTACCAGAAGATGTACGCGTTAG GCTTTCTTCAATCAAAGGACCCACTTCACTCGTTGTGGAGCCCCAAGTCCTCAACTTTCTGGAGACACAAAAGAAAAAAGCCTCATTCCGACCAAATGGTGAAGTTCATGCGAGAATTGCAGACTGATTTGGAAATGGTATACGTTGGACAGTTGTGTCTTTCTTGGGAATTCCTTCAATGGCAATACGAAAAGGCTTTCGAGATTTGGGAAGCTGACCCTTATGTATGGCGCCAATACAACGAAGTTGCCGGTGAATTTCAACAGTTTCAGGTTCTCTTGCATAGGTTTATAGAGAATGAGCCTTTTCAAGGTCCAAGGATGGAGAATTATGTCAAGAATCGGTGTGTAATGAAAAATCTTCTACAAGTACCGGTCATAAGAG AAgactcaaaagaaagaaaaagagcaagaagaaaaggaaaagataGTGATGCAATTACAAGTGACATGATATTAGAGATTTTGGAAGAGTCAATAAGAACCATCTGGAGATTCATAAGGGCTGATAAGTATGCTCAGAATTTAGCTCCAAAGCATCGTAGAGGAGTAGTAGAAGTAGAGCTTCAAGACCCTGCAGATTCTGATCTTTTAGTAACTGTTCAAACAGAGCTCCAAAAG AAAGAGAAGAAACTTAAAGAGCTGTTGAGGAGTGGACATTGCATACTAAGGAAATTCCAAAAGCACCAAGATGATGGCTCAGATCACCTTTACTTCTTTTCTCAAGTAGATATGAGATTAGTGTGTAGAGTTCTAAACATGTCAAGGATAACGACAGATCAACTTGTTTGGTGTCACAATAAGCTAAGCAAGATCAATTTTGTTAAGAGAAAAATACATGTAGAACCTTCATTTTTGTTATTTCCTTGCTGA